A stretch of the Phycodurus eques isolate BA_2022a chromosome 15, UOR_Pequ_1.1, whole genome shotgun sequence genome encodes the following:
- the si:dkey-175m17.6 gene encoding N-acetyllactosaminide beta-1,3-N-acetylglucosaminyltransferase 2, producing MGKCCKCNRRLLCMCLLPCMMTGHLLIYIMVTIFVTISYAPPKITVHYIAPGISANSGALASHPLNPFWKLHLEHSALWNQLQHSLDRHYNPILRGNMTTTSRKPKAKLSTQIRDECLSGCVSHKCSEHHRYDVNNIPEQMRAFVRSMHCRSYQILINQPAMCKRNKTKSGFDYPMLLMAIKSQVGNFENRQAIRETWGSSGFVMGEFNKKGGFVRTVFLLGRQDSSTGPHPDLKNFLDLENQKYRDILQWDFRDSFFNLTLKDLLFWHWLQQYCPTAVFIFKGDDDVFVRTGALLDYLNKRWEENKLQRRANTNETHMDLFVGDVIDNAMPNRDPSTKYYVPEGFYKGAYPPYAGGGGVVYSRSLALRLKEVSTRVFLFPIDDVYLGMCLQRLGLSPSHHPGFLTFDLPETDRENLCTYKSVLLVHRRSPKEMLTLWHKLQNLHSQC from the coding sequence ATGGGCAAATGCTGCAAGTGCAACAGGAGGCTGCTTTGCATGTGCTTGCTGCCTTGCATGATGACTGGCCACCTTCTGATTTATATCATGGTTACCATATTCGTCACCATCTCCTATGCTCCCCCGAAAATAACCGTCCACTATATTGCTCCAGGGATTTCAGCAAATTCTGGGGCCTTGGCTTCTCATCCACTCAACCCCTTCTGGAAACTTCATCTGGAACACAGCGCCCTGTGGAACCAGTTACAGCACTCCTTGGATCGTCACTATAATCCCATTCTACGAGGAAACATGACTACAACATCAAGGAAGCCGAAAGCAAAACTCTCAACTCAAATTAGGGATGAATGTCTTTCTGGTTGTGTGTCGCACAAGTGTTCAGAACATCATCGATATGATGTCAACAATATACCAGAacaaatgagagcatttgtcAGGTCAATGCATTGCAGGAGTTATCAAATCCTTATTAATCAACCCGCCATGTGCaaaaggaacaaaacaaaatctggtTTTGACTATCCAATGCTCCTCATGGCCATCAAATCTCAAGTGGGGAACTTTGAAAACAGACAAGCCATCCGTGAAACATGGGGGAGCAGTGGTTTTGTGATGGGCGAGTTCAATAAGAAAGGTGGATTTGTGCGTACTGTGTTTCTGCTGGGAAGGCAGGACTCGAGTACAGGACCTCACCCAGACCTGAAAAACTTTCTGGACCTAGAGAACCAAAAATACAGGGACATCCTCCAGTGGGATTTTAGGGACTCTTTCTTCAACCTGACCCTGAAGGACTTGCTGTTTTGGCATTGGCTCCAGCAATACTGCCCCACAGCTGTATTCATCTTTAAGGGGGATGATGATGTCTTTGTCCGAACTGGTGCCCTACTGGATTACTTAAACAAGCGGTGGGAGGAAAACAAACTTCAGCGGCGGGCCAATACAAATGAAACACACATGGATTTGTTTGTGGGAGATGTCATTGATAATGCAATGCCAAACCGGGATCCATCTACTAAATACTACGTACCAGAAGGTTTCTACAAGGGTGCCTATCCACCGTAtgctggaggaggaggggtgGTTTACTCTCGCTCACTTGCATTACGACTAAAAGAGGTGTCCACAAGGGTTTTCCTTTTCCCAATTGATGATGTCTACCTGGGAATGTGCCTGCAAAGACTCGGGCTCTCTCCAAGTCATCACCCAGGTTTTTTAACATTTGATCTCCCAGAGACGGACAGGGAGAATCTTTGCACGTATAAATCTGTGCTGCTCGTTCACAGGCGGAGTCCCAAAGAGATGCTGACATTATGGCACAAGTTGCAGAATCTGCACAGTCAATGTTGA